One window of Lepeophtheirus salmonis chromosome Z, UVic_Lsal_1.4, whole genome shotgun sequence genomic DNA carries:
- the Nprl3 gene encoding GATOR1 complex protein NPRL3, with the protein MDDLSPLSIILVKKGGGGDRILFRYPYSCKKYLPTSHYIKKPMNQYFTKLEKESSFISNKDLTWENLADFPSSVLSNLFAVNPELCDSKFELKVNDVRFVGHPINLEITSEEAKYLPPSSFYPNLRRDDLSNGEDSSSPFIMFQIVFAIMAVAKYSVVECYHELCELIGNAIKSEERRTGYLTSESKILNQAQDEIVSMAMESPDFQGPSPFQVAHEKSQLAKELKQIFIDVCRSGVVDTKINKFIEVSMCIPHKVHRRHHPNTLVEPEAVFQCLEALRPYHAMILLYDEQELLDTLPLDASPAMRKVIHCTSPLKSFRTLASDADLSLNQVFQIAGHLLYWGKATVIYPVCETNVYVVSPYASNIFSNPVLDEEFVDKFPTSSDSLKTVLSWFSLPTPLSQRSPPHSLPSHQRQLAKIVVWCLQRHLLLQLHTYVTLSISPSLDNNLPDPVEEKKKRLERRYECEEMGNSTASIVGSRYPNLSENDVHLLISSLRDKKPFSEEENLQNCSGVSADQILKDFTSEERNIILSLSTSENLDDLKLFARLCGYFRGIYHLEEIMYHENLRRSQILQIVAKFKSILICHTQEDTAVTSYFSSVE; encoded by the exons ATGGATGATCTGAGTCCTTTGTCCATAATTCTTGTCAAGAAAGGAGGTGGCGGGGATCGGATTCTCTTTCGTTACCCTTACTCCTGTAAAAAGTACTTACCAACATCACATTATATCAAAAAACCCATGAACCAATATTTTACGAAACTAGAGAAAGAATCATCTTTCATATCCAATAAGGATTTAACATGGGAGAACCTAGCTGACTTCCCCTCGAGTGTTTTGTCGAATTTGTTCGCTGTCAATCCGGAGTTGTGTGATTCAAAGTTTGAATTGAAGGTGAATGATGTTCGCTTTGTTGGACATCCCATTAATCTAGAAATCACTTCTGAGGAGGCTAAATACTTACCTCCATCTTCCTTTTATCCTAATTTACGTAGAGATGATTTGTCGAATGGTGAGGATTCCAGCTCACCTTTTATCATGTTTCAAATTGTATTTGCTATTATGGCAGTGGCCAAATATTCAGTCGTTGAATGCTACCATGAGTTGTGTGAGCTCATTGGAAATGCCATTAAGTCTGAGGAGAG GCGCACTGGATATCTGACATCTGAATCCAAAATATTGAACCAAGCACAAGATGAAATCGTTAGCATGGCTATGGAATCTCCTGATTTTCAAGGCCCTTCACCTTTTCAAGTAGCTCACGAAAAATCTCAGCTTGcaaaagaattaaaacaaatttttattgatgtcTGTAGATCAG GTGTTgtggatacaaaaataaataagttcatTGAAGTAAGCATGTGTATTCCACATAAAGTACATCGACGACACCATCCTAATACATTGGTTGAACCTGAAGCTGTTTTTCAGTGCTTAGAGGCCCTACGACCTTATCATGCAATGATCCTTTTATATGATGAACAAGAGCTACTCGATACTCTTCCATTGGATGCAAGTCCAGCTATGAGAAAAGTTATTCATTGTACGTCTCCTCTAAAAAGTTTCAGAACTCTGGCTAGTGATGCAGATCTATCATTGAATCAG GTCTTTCAAATTGCTGGCCATTTACTTTATTGGGGCAAAGCTACAGTGATTTATCCCGTTTGTGAGACCAATGTATACGTTGTTTCACCATACgcctcaaatatattttctaatccAGTATTAGATGAAGAGTTTGTAGATAAATTCCCGACTTCATCTGACTCTCTCAAGACTGTACTCTCTTGGTTTTCTCTTCCTACTCCTTTATCTCAAAGATCACCTCCTCACTCCTTACCTAGCCATCAACGTCAGCTCGCTAAAATTGTGGTTTGGTGCTTACAACGGCATCTTTTACTTCAACTTCATACTTATGTCACCTTATCTATCAGTCCTTCTCTTGATAATAATCTTCCAGACCCCgtcgaagaaaaaaagaagcgGTTAGAAAGAAGATATGAATGCGAAGAAATGGGCAACTCCACTGCATCCATTGTTGGGAGCCGTTATCCCAACTTGAGCGAAAATGATGTTCATCTTTTAATATCATCTTTAAGAGATAAAAAACCCTTTTCTGAAGAAGAGAATCTTCAAAACTGCAGCGGCGTCTCAGCAGATCAAATTCTAAAGGATTTTACTTCAGAGGaaagaaacattattttgtcCTTATCCACATCTGAGAATCTGGATGACTTGAAACTCTTCGCAAGGCTATGCGGATATTTTAGGGGTATATATCATCTTGAAGAGATCATGTACCATGAAAATTTAAGACGCTCTCAAATCTTGCAAATTGTTGCCAAGTTCAAGTCTATTCTTATTTGTCATACACAAGAGGATACTGCAGTCACTTCATATTTTAGCTCAGTTGAATAA
- the LOC121130036 gene encoding N-acylneuraminate cytidylyltransferase, producing the protein MSCCTKYNKKPHVAALILARGGSKGIPGKNIYPIAGKPLLIRSLEPAIACGKFDSIWVSTDDAKIAEVARSTGPKVQVFDRSPEYATDESPSIDAVNEFLVAHEEVDIVGLIQCTSPFIQESFLERACNLMTSDKYDSVFAVTRDKKFRWVDDEKCIFPLNFCLKQRMRRQDMTGELVENGMFYFCKREFIVKGYLQGGRMFYVEIPPEYSMEIDSTFDLFLIETMMQNKKK; encoded by the coding sequence ATGAGTTGTtgcacaaaatataataaaaaacctcATGTTGCGGCTCTTATCCTTGCTCGAGGTGGATCCAAAGGAATACCCGGTAAAAACATTTACCCCATTGCTGGAAAGCCTCTCCTCATTCGATCCCTTGAGCCCGCAATCGCATGTGGCAAATTCGACTCCATTTGGGTCTCAACAGATGACGCCAAAATAGCAGAGGTGGCTCGTTCCACAGGGCCGAAAGTTCAAGTCTTTGATCGATCTCCCGAATATGCCACTGATGAATCACCCTCTATAGATGCTGTGAATGAGTTCCTTGTTGCCCATGAGGAAGTGGACATTGTTGGCCTCATTCAATGTACAAGTCCTTTTATTCAAGAGAGTTTCCTAGAGCGAGCTTGCAATCTCATGACTTCAGATAAATATGACTCCGTTTTTGCTGTAACGCGTGACAAGAAGTTTCGATGGGTGGATGATGAAAAATGCATTTTCCCTCTTAACTTTTGTCTCAAACAGAGGATGAGGAGACAGGATATGACTGGGGAATTGGTTGAGAATGGCATGTTTTATTTCTGTAAAAGAGAGTTCATTGTCAAAGGATATCTTCAAGGGGGGAGAATGTTCTACGTGGAAATACCTCCAGAGTATTCTATGGAAATTGATAGCACTTTTGATTTGTTTCTCATTGAGACCATGatgcaaaataagaaaaaatga